The window TCCTTCTCAAGCGCGAGGGGCGCTACGTGCTGCTGAGCCTGCCGGACACGGAAGCCCTCCGCGCGTTCTTGAGGGAGCAGGGGATCCGCGTGGAGGTGCGCGCCGCCGCTTCTCCGGCGCGCCGGGGGAAGCGGGGCTCGAAGTAGATCTCCTCTCGCCGGGCCGGGTCGTCGCGCCGCGCATGCGGAGAAGCGATGGCCTGGCGCGGGGAGAAGAGGCGCCCGAGCTCCCTCCCCGATTCACTCCACCTAACTGATGGGAGGTGTGCGATGAAATGGCGTTCCGTTCTCAGCAAGGCTGCGGCGCTGCTGGTGATCGCGGCGGCGGCGTGCCAGCCGGCGGCGACAGCGACTCCCCCGTCCCCTTCTTCAGCTCAGACGCCCGCCCGCCTGAGCGGCGAGATCAAGGTCGACGGGTCCTCCACCGTCTACCCGATCACGGAGGCGGTCGGTGAGGAGTTCCAGAAGCTCCACCCCGACGTGAAGGTGGTGGTGGGGATCTCCGGCACCGGCGGGGGCTTCAAGAAGTTCTGCAACGGCGAGACGGACATCTCGGACGCCTCACGCCCCATCTTGCAGAAGGAGATCGACACCTGCGCCCAGAACGGCATCGAATACATCGAGCTCCCCGTGGCCTATGACGCCCTCTCGGTGGTGGTCAACCCCCGGAACGACTGGGTCGCCTGCATGACCGTGGCGGAATTGAAGAAGATCTGGGAGCCAGACGCCCAGGGGAAGATCACCCGCTGGAACCAGGTGCGGCCGGAGTGGCCGGACGCCCCCCTCAATCTCTACGGCGCGGGCACGGACAGCGGGACCTTCGATTATTTCACCGAGGCCATCGTGGGCAAGGCCAAGGCCAGCCGGGGCGACTACACCGCCAGCGAGGACGACAACGTCCTGGTTCAGGGGGTGGCCAACGATCAATACGCCCTGGGGTATTTCGGCCTCGCCTACTACATCGAGAACCAGGACAAACTGAAGGCGGTCGCCATTGACAACGGGAAGGGCTGCGTGCTCCCCTCGGAGGAGACGGTGCGGAACGGAACCTATCAGCCCCTCTCCCGTCCCCTCTTCATCTACGTGAGCCGCAAGGCCGCGGATCGCCCGGAGGTGGAGGCCTTCGTTCGGTTCTACCTCGAAAAGGGCCCCGCCCTGGTCAAGCAGGTCGGATACATCCCGTTGCCGGATGCGGTTTACCAGCTGGCCCTCAAGCGCTTCGAGGCTCGCAAGGTGGGGACCCTGTTTAAGGGCGAGCCCCCGGTGGGACTGTCGATTGAGGACCTGTTGAAAGCGGAGCAGTGAAGCTTTCCGGGCGTCCGGGAACGGCCTGGATCGCCTATACTGGATATGGGCGAGGGGGCGGCGCCTTTGGGGATGCCGCCCCCTCGCAGGACCCTCCGCTCATGGAGCCGGGATCCATGGGGCTGACTGCTCGCTCGGCGGTGGAGATCTCCGCGGCCCGCCTCCAGAGGGGCATGGCGGCCCGCTGGCGGGAATGGGGGGAGCTGGCCGTCCAGGCCCTTCTGTTCTTCGCGGCCATGGTCTCCGTCTTCACCACCATCGGCATCGTCGCGGTCCTCCTGGTGGAGGCCCTCCCCTTCTTCCAGCAGGTCTCTCTGAAGGAGTTCCTGCTGGATCCCCAGTGGACGCCGCTGTTCGCCCAGAAACATTTCGGGATCATGCCGCTGGTGGCGGGAACGTTCCTCACCTCGGCGGTGGCGCTGGCCCTGGCCATGCCGGTGGGGATGCTGAGCGCCGTCTATCTCAGCGAATACGCCTCGCCGCGAGTCCGGGCCGTCTTAAAGCCCGCCCTGGAGCTTCTGGCCGGCGTCCCCACCGTGGTCTACGGGTATTTCGCGTTGCTCACCGTTACGCCCCTTCTGAAGCGGATCATCCCGGATCTGGAGACCTTCAACGCCCTCAGCGCCGGCCTGACCATGGGCGTGATGATCATCCCCCTGATCTCCTCCCTGAGCGAGGACGCCCTGTATGCGGTCCCTTCTTCGCTGCGGGAGGCGGCTTACGCCCTGGGTGCCACGCGCCTGGAAGTGGCGGTGCGCGTGGTGATCCCGGCGGCCCTCTCCGGGATCGCGGCCTCGTTCATCCTGGCGGCTTCCCGCGCCGTCGGGGAGACGATGATCGTGGCCATCGCCGCCGGGCAGCGGCCGACGCTGACCCTGGACCCCCGGCGGGCGATCGAGACGATGACCGCCTACATCGTCCAGGTCAGCCTGGGGGACACCCCCCACGGCACCCTGGAGTTCCGCACGATCTTCGCAGTGGGCCTGGTGCTCTTCCTGATCACCCTGGTCCTGAACCTGATTGCCATGAGGATCATTGAACGCTATCGGGAGGTTTATCGGTAGGCCGGGAGGTGCGCGCATGGGACATCGGCAACGGCGGGAGCTGTTAGGGAAGCTGTTCGAGGGGATCGCGCTGGCGGCCACGGTCTTCGGCTTGCTGGTCCTGGCTTTCCTGCTGCTCGATGTGGCCCGCCGGGGGCTGGGGGTGCTCTCCTGGTCCTTCCTCACTTCCTATCCCTCCCGGTTCCCGGAGCAGGCGGGGATCCGCTCGGCGCTGCTGGGGACCATCTGGGTCATGGCGCTGACGGCGCTCTTCGCGGTGCCCCTGGGGGTGGCGGCCGCCATCTACCTGGAGGAATACGCGCCCCGCAACCAGCTGACCCGGCTCATCGAGCTGAACATCAACAACCTGGCCGGCGTGCCTTCGATCATTTACGGCCTGCTGGGGCTGGAGCTGTTCGTCCGGGCGCTGCGGCTGGAGCGCAGCATCCTGGCCGGCGCCCTCACCCTCAGCCTGCTCGTCCTGCCCATCCTGATCGCCGCCTCCCGGGAGGCGCTGCGGGCGGTTCCGATGAGCCTGCGGGAGGCCGCCTTCGCCCTGGGGGCCACCCGCTGGCAGGTGATCCGTCATCAGGTGCTGCCGGTGGCCTTCCCCGGCATCCTCACCGGGATGATCCTGGCCCTCTCCCGGGCCATCGGGGAGACGGCCCCGCTGATCACCATCGGGGCCCTGACCTTCATCGCCTTCGATCCCCGGAGCCCCTTCGACAAGTTCACGGTGCTTCCCATCCAGATCTTCAACTGGGTCTCTCGACCCCAGGCGGGCTTCCACGCCCGCGCGGCGGGGGCCATCCTGGTGTTGCTGGCGGTTTTGCTGTCTATGAACGGGCTGGCCATCTATCTTCGCTATCGCCTGCAGCGGCGCTATCAGTGGTGAGGGGGAACGCATGGAGGAGATCGTCCTGGAGACGCAGAACCTCACCGTCTACTACGACGGCCGTCCGGCCATCGAGGGGATCTCCATGAAGATCCCCCGCCGGCGGATCACGGCGATCATCGGACCCTCCGGGTGCGGCAAAAGCACCCTGCTGCGTTGCTTCAACCGGATGAACGACCTCATCCCCTCCGCCCGCGTGACCGGCCGGGTCCTGTTTGAGGGCCTCGACCTCTACGGCCCGGATGTGGATGTGGTGGAGGTGCGGCGGCGCATCGGGATGGTTTTCCAGAAGCCGAACCCCTTCCCCAAGAGCATTTATGAGAACGTGGCCTTCGGCCCGCGCATCCAGGGGATCCGGGACCGACGCAAGCTGGACGAGATCGTGGAGCGCTGTCTGCGAGCGGCGGCCCTGTGGGATGAGGTCAAGGACAAGCTGCACCAGAACGCCCTGACCCTCTCCGGCGGCCAGCAGCAGCGCCTGTGCATCGCCCGGGCCCTGGCCACCGAACCCGAGGTGCTGCTGATGGACGAGCCGGCCTCCGCCCTGGACCCCATCGCCACCATGAAGATCGAGGACCTGATGCGGGAGCTGGCCCGGGAATACACCATCGTGATCGTCACCCACAACATGCAGCAGGCCGCCCGGGTGAGCGATTACACCGCCTTCATGCTGGCCGGGGAGGATCGGGTGGGGCGGCTCATCGAGTTCGGGCCCACCCAGCAGATCTTCACCCGCCCGAGGGATCGACGCACGGAGGACTACATCACCGGACGGTTCGGATGAGGAGGGTCGATGAACACGCGGAAGCCGCGCGTGCTGGTGCTGTGCACCGGGAACGCTGCCCGCAGCCAGATGGCGGAGGGGCTGATCCGCGCCGCCCTGGGGGACCGGGTGGAGGTCTTCTCCGCCGGGACCCATCCGGCCGGCTACGTGCACCCGATGGCCATCCGGGTGATGCGGGAGATCGGGATTGACATCTC is drawn from Thermoflexus hugenholtzii and contains these coding sequences:
- the pstA gene encoding phosphate ABC transporter permease PstA: MGHRQRRELLGKLFEGIALAATVFGLLVLAFLLLDVARRGLGVLSWSFLTSYPSRFPEQAGIRSALLGTIWVMALTALFAVPLGVAAAIYLEEYAPRNQLTRLIELNINNLAGVPSIIYGLLGLELFVRALRLERSILAGALTLSLLVLPILIAASREALRAVPMSLREAAFALGATRWQVIRHQVLPVAFPGILTGMILALSRAIGETAPLITIGALTFIAFDPRSPFDKFTVLPIQIFNWVSRPQAGFHARAAGAILVLLAVLLSMNGLAIYLRYRLQRRYQW
- the pstC gene encoding phosphate ABC transporter permease subunit PstC; the encoded protein is MAARWREWGELAVQALLFFAAMVSVFTTIGIVAVLLVEALPFFQQVSLKEFLLDPQWTPLFAQKHFGIMPLVAGTFLTSAVALALAMPVGMLSAVYLSEYASPRVRAVLKPALELLAGVPTVVYGYFALLTVTPLLKRIIPDLETFNALSAGLTMGVMIIPLISSLSEDALYAVPSSLREAAYALGATRLEVAVRVVIPAALSGIAASFILAASRAVGETMIVAIAAGQRPTLTLDPRRAIETMTAYIVQVSLGDTPHGTLEFRTIFAVGLVLFLITLVLNLIAMRIIERYREVYR
- the pstB gene encoding phosphate ABC transporter ATP-binding protein PstB; the encoded protein is MEEIVLETQNLTVYYDGRPAIEGISMKIPRRRITAIIGPSGCGKSTLLRCFNRMNDLIPSARVTGRVLFEGLDLYGPDVDVVEVRRRIGMVFQKPNPFPKSIYENVAFGPRIQGIRDRRKLDEIVERCLRAAALWDEVKDKLHQNALTLSGGQQQRLCIARALATEPEVLLMDEPASALDPIATMKIEDLMRELAREYTIVIVTHNMQQAARVSDYTAFMLAGEDRVGRLIEFGPTQQIFTRPRDRRTEDYITGRFG
- a CDS encoding PstS family phosphate ABC transporter substrate-binding protein, with protein sequence MKWRSVLSKAAALLVIAAAACQPAATATPPSPSSAQTPARLSGEIKVDGSSTVYPITEAVGEEFQKLHPDVKVVVGISGTGGGFKKFCNGETDISDASRPILQKEIDTCAQNGIEYIELPVAYDALSVVVNPRNDWVACMTVAELKKIWEPDAQGKITRWNQVRPEWPDAPLNLYGAGTDSGTFDYFTEAIVGKAKASRGDYTASEDDNVLVQGVANDQYALGYFGLAYYIENQDKLKAVAIDNGKGCVLPSEETVRNGTYQPLSRPLFIYVSRKAADRPEVEAFVRFYLEKGPALVKQVGYIPLPDAVYQLALKRFEARKVGTLFKGEPPVGLSIEDLLKAEQ